The following are encoded together in the Phaseolus vulgaris cultivar G19833 chromosome 9, P. vulgaris v2.0, whole genome shotgun sequence genome:
- the LOC137820499 gene encoding protein NUCLEAR FUSION DEFECTIVE 4-like: MGWVANPWTAVAAAIWIQSSCGASYTFSIYSSVLKSTQGYDQSTLDTVSVFKDIGANFGVLSGLLYTAVVPYTHRSALPGSPSKSKWTFLAGPWLVLAAGAIQFLTGFIFIWASVVGLISPPPVPVMCFFAWLSANGQTFLNTTNVVTGLRNFPGHSGTIIGIMKGFLGLSGAILIQIYHTFFDGDPSTFILMLALLPSFISVLLMFLLRIYEVHGSDYKKHLDSFSVTTVIIVSYLVFIIILQNFVSLPYWGQMFEFVILMVLLASPFGIAIKAHWEESQKFTQSYTIERGSSTNKGSTSSSYSASVDQVEYTELPSGEEQVQVTSDDELPHEEDKSPLQAMCTIEFWMLFVIMISGLGSGLATINNMSQIGQSLGYSTIEINNLVSLWSMWNFLGRFGGGHISDYIMHRKGWPRPLLMTTTLGIMVIGHLIIACGFRGNLYLGPVLVGIGYGAHWSLMPTITSELFGVKHMGTIFNAIAAASPLGSYILSVRVVGYFYDKQADEDNLCFGIDCFMSSFFILAGVAFLTFLVGLVLYFRTQRFYKQVVLRRLKHYAR; the protein is encoded by the exons ATGGGATGGGTGGCGAATCCCTGGACGGCCGTCGCCGCCGCCATCTGGATTCAGTCCAGCTGCGGCGCATCCTACACCTTCAGCATTTACTCCTCCGTGCTCAAGTCCACGCAGGGCTACGACCAATCCACCCTCGACACCGTCTCCGTCTTCAAGGACATCGGCGCTAACTTCGGCGTCCTCTCTGGCCTCCTCTACACCGCCGTCGTCCCCTACACCCATCGCTCCGCCCTCCCCGGCTCGCCCTCCAAGTCAAAATGGACCTTTCTCGCTGGACCCTGGCTCGTCCTCGCTGCCGGCGCAATCCAGTTCTTAACGGGCTTCATCTTCATCTGGGCCTCCGTCGTGGGCCTTATAAGTCCCCCGCCCGTGCCCGTCATGTGCTTCTTCGCGTGGCTGTCGGCTAATGGTCAAACCTTCCTGAACACCACCAATGTCGTCACTGGCTTGCGCAATTTCCCTGGGCATAGCGGCACCATCATTGGTATCATGAAG GGCTTTCTTGGACTGAGTGGAGCTATCTTGATCCAAATTTACCATACGTTTTTTGATGGGGACCCTTCAACGTTCATTTTGATGCTTGCTTTGTTGCCTTCATTCATCTCCGTGTTGCTTATGTTCTTGCTGAGGATTTATGAAGTTCATGGCAGTGATTACAAGAAGCATTTGGATAGTTTCTCTGTGACTACTGTGATTATTGTTTCCTATCTCGTGTTCATTATAATCTTACAGAACTTCGTTAGTTTGCCATATTGGGGACAGATGTTTGAGTTTGTGATTCTCATGGTTCTGCTAGCATCGCCTTTTGGAATTGCTATCAAGGCACATTGGGAGGAGTCGCAGAAGTTTACACAGTCCTACACCATTGAGAGGGGTTCTTCTACAAATAAGGGTTCTACGTCTTCCAGTTATTCTGCATCAGTGGATCAAGTGGAGTACACTGAGTTGCCTAGTGGTGAGGAGCAGGTACAAGTGACTTCAGATGACGAATTGCCCCATGAAGAAGATAAGAGCCCCTTGCAAGCTATGTGCACGATTGAATTTTGGATGTTGTTTGTGATCATGATATCAGGATTGGGCTCTGGGCTTGCAACTATCAATAATATGAGCCAAATAGGGCAATCCCTTGGCTATAGTACCATTGAGATTAATAATTTGGTGTCACTATGGAGTATGTGGAACTTCCTTGGTCGTTTTGGAGGTGGCCATATATCGGATTATATCATGCACAGAAAAGGTTGGCCAAGGCCCCTGTTGATGACGACAACACTGGGGATAATGGTTATTGGTCATTTAATTATAGCATGTGGTTTCCGTGGAAATTTGTACTTGGGCCCTGTCCTTGTGGGCATTGGCTATGGTGCGCATTGGTCCTTGATGCCTACAATCACTTCGGAGCTATTTGGTGTAAAGCATATGGGTACCATTTTCAATGCCATTGCTGCAGCAAGTCCACTTGGATCTTACATACTTTCTGTGAGAGTTGTTGGATATTTTTATGACAAGCAAGCCGATGAAGATAATTTGTGCTTTGGCATAGACTGTTTCATGTCATCATTTTTTATCCTGGCAGGTGTGGCTTTTCTTACATTTTTGGTTGGTTTGGTATTGTACTTCCGGACCCAGAGGTTTTATAAACAAGTTGTGCTTAGAAGATTAAAACATTATGCAAGATGA
- the LOC137822006 gene encoding uncharacterized protein — translation MEEDQEVKHLCKFCSKSFPCGRSLGGHMRSHVTNVSTETEKLSFFSNNNGGGDRDTGMMGSEGGTSNGGYGLRENPKKTSRFTDSIEDTILVLDKLCKECGKGFHSWKALFGHMKCHSERVSQNNSSLLEDQDSWTENTNGSQKMVLDDSHSDDEATAPNRRRRSKRRRTRYVAPSTSSVSFVSESEQEQEEVAMSLMMLSRDLSPWCGLSSVNSLHFESPSLVPTNLDSKAEGKRVVSNGSVKKVTKPKDMKWEFGNLDASNLNSKGTESTGFGDMTMVSVQGNEKKAELDTNSAFEDNGIDDDRNNKYTSIKAKYLDSEVKASSSKSWVKNKSPEAESSKSSNKRGKFECTTCKKIFHSYQALGGHRASHKKIKGCFASRNESSENSTEFEADLSPDPTTESKLLKNEYVEEHEMVTVTATGTTATGFDNEEERERESKKGKGHECPICLKVFPSGQALGGHKRSHHLPSGSEITRNCQSQTVVLGGEAPEIRDFFDLNLPASTEEEGNSHGRAAEPYKPWWVVGGSHKQEALVGLISN, via the coding sequence atggaagaagatcaagaagtGAAGCACTTGTGCAAGTTCTGCAGCAAGAGCTTCCCTTGCGGGAGATCCTTGGGTGGTCACATGAGGTCACATGTCACCAATGTTTCAACCGAGACAGAGAAACTTTCGTTTTTCAGCAACAACAATGGTGGAGGAGATAGAGACACGGGAATGATGGGTTCTGAAGGGGGAACTAGCAATGGAGGCTATGGTCTGAGAGAGAACCCGAAGAAGACTTCGAGGTTCACGGATTCCATTGAGGACACTATTTTGGTCTTGGACAAGTTGTGCAAGGAGTGTGGCAAAGGCTTTCACTCTTGGAAAGCTCTGTTTGGTCACATGAAGTGCCATTCCGAGAGAGTATCCCAAAACAACAGCAGCTTATTGGAGGATCAAGATTCGTGGACCGAAAACACGAATGGTAGCCAGAAGATGGTCTTGGATGATAGCCACTCTGACGATGAAGCCACTGCTCCAAACCGAAGGAGAAGATCCAAGAGGAGAAGGACAAGGTACGTGGCCCCATCAACTTCTTCTGTGTCCTTTGTTTCTGAGTCAGAGCAGGAGCAGGAAGAGGTCGCCATGAGTTTGATGATGCTTAGCAGGGATCTTAGTCCTTGGTGTGGTCTCAGTTCTGTTAACTCATTGCACTTTGAATCTCCTTCTTTGGTTCCAACCAATTTAGATTCTAAGGCAGAAGGCAAGAGGGTTGTCTCCAATGGTTCTGTAAAAAAGGTTACCAAACCAAAGGATATGAAGTGGGAGTTTGGCAATTTGGATGCTTCAAATCTCAACTCCAAAGGTACTGAGAGTACTGGATTTGGGGACATGACCATGGTTTCCGTTCAGGGGAATGAGAAGAAGGCCGAGCTTGATACTAATTCTGCATTTGAGGACAATGGAATAGATGATGATAGAAATAATAAGTACACTTCAATCAAGGCAAAGTATTTGGATTCTGAAGTGAAGGCAAGTTCTTCAAAGAGTTGGGTGAAGAACAAGTCCCCAGAAGCTGAATCGAGCAAAAGCTCCAACAAGAGAGGAAAATTTGAGTGTACTACTTGCAAGAAAATCTTCCACTCTTACCAAGCACTTGGAGGTCACAGAGCTAGTCACAAGAAGATCAAGGGATGCTTTGCTTCAAGAAATGAGAGCAGTGAAAACAGCACAGAGTTCGAAGCTGACCTCTCCCCTGACCCAACAACAGAAAGTAAGCTCCTGAAGAATGAATATGTGGAAGAACATGAAATGGTTACTGTTACTGCTACTGGTACTACTGCTACTGGTTTTGACAAtgaggaagagagagagagagagtccAAAAAGGGGAAAGGTCATGAGTGCCCAATTTGCCTCAAGGTTTTTCCATCTGGACAAGCCTTGGGTGGTCACAAGAGATCTCATCACTTGCCTAGTGGGTCTGAGATTACTAGAAACTGTCAAAGTCAAACAGTTGTACTTGGGGGAGAAGCCCCAGAAATAAGGGACTTTTTTGATCTTAATCTTCCTGCTTCTACAGAGGAAGAAGGTAACAGCCATGGACGTGCTGCTGAGCCTTACAAACCTTGGTGGGTAGTAGGAGGCAGCCACAAGCAAGAGGCACTCGTAGGCCTCATTTCTAACTAA
- the LOC137822620 gene encoding flavin-containing monooxygenase FMO GS-OX-like 9, translating into MVSETVQTQSKNVCVIGAGPSGLVAARELKKEGHKVVVLEQNHDVGGQWLYAANVEGEDALGRKPFLKVHSSIYESLRLTSPREIMGFSDFPFLVKKGRDMRRFPSHTELLLYLKDFCEYFGLRELIRFNTRVDHVGMLDYGVCSNDLKWIARSIDKKSEKVVEEVFDAVVVATGHYSQPRLPSIQGMDTWKRKQMHSHIYRTPEPFNNEVVVVVGNSLSGQDISIELVEVAKEVHMSSRSLNISEGLSKVICKHANFYLHPQIETLQEDGRVTFLDGSSIIADSILYCTGYSYAFPFLDTKGMVVVDDDRVGPLYEHTFPPSLAPSLSFIGIPRKIIGFPFFESQAIWIAQLLSGKKVLPSWEEMMKSIKDFYHSREAAGIPKHCTHEIANFEYCDKYGENVGFPHTEEWRKQLCLSAIINADVNLETYRDLWDDHELLQEALQSPHFTQLGLADSPL; encoded by the exons ATGGTTTCTGAGACAGTCCAGACCCAATCCAAGAACGTGTGTGTGATTGGAGCTGGACCTTCAGGGCTAGTGGCAGCCAGGGAGTTGAAAAAAGAGGGTCACAAGGTGGTTGTGTTGGAGCAGAATCATGATGTTGGAGGGCAGTGGCTTTATGCAGCAAATGTGGAAGGCGAGGACGCTTTAGGGAGAAAGCCTTTTCTAAAGGTGCATAGCAGTATCTATGAATCCTTGAGGCTTACATCTCCACGTGAGATCATGGGGTTCTCTGATTTTCCATTTTTGGTCAAGAAGGGTCGAGACATGAGAAGGTTCCCTAGCCATACAGAGCTTCTTCTCTACTTAAAGGACTTCTGTGAATATTTTGGCTTGAGAGAGCTCATAAGGTTCAACACAAGGGTAGATCATGTGGGAATGTTGGATTATGGTGTCTGTAGTAATGATTTGAAATGGATTGCTAGAAGCATAGACAAGAAGAGTGAAAAGGTGGTGGAAGAGGTGTTTGATGCAGTTGTTGTGGCCACTGGCCATTACTCTCAACCAAGATTGCCCTCCATTCAAG GAATGGATACATGGAAAAGGAAACAAATGCATAGTCACATTTACAGGACCCCAGAACCATTCAATAATGAG GTTGTGGTGGTGGTTGGAAATTCCTTGAGTGGGCAAGACATATCAATAGAGCTTGTGGAAGTAGCAAAGGAAGTCCACATGAGTTCCAGATCTCTGAACATCTCTGAGGGTTTATCTAAAGTCATATGCAAACATGCAAACTTCTATCTTCATCCACAG ATAGAGACCCTTCAAGAGGATGGACGGGTCACCTTCTTGGATGGTTCTTCCATTATTGCAGACTCTATTTTGTACTGCACAGG GTACTCCTATGCATTTCCCTTTCTTGACACCAAAGGAATGGTGGTTGTAGATGATGACAGAGTGGGGCCATTGTATGAGCACACTTTTCCCCCATCACTTGCTCCATCCCTTTCTTTTATAGGCATCCCTAGAAAG ATCATAGGATTCCCTTTCTTTGAGTCTCAAGCAATATGGATAGCTCAACTGCTTTCAGGGAAAAAAGTGTTGCCATCATGGGAGGAAATGATGAAATCCATCAAGGACTTCTACCATTCAAGAGAAGCAGCAGGCATTCCCAAGCACTGTACTCATGAAATTGCAAACTTTGAg TACTGTGACAAATATGGGGAGAATGTGGGATTCCCTCATACAGAAGAATGGAGGAAACAACTATGCTTATCAGCCATAATTAATGCTGATGTGAACTTGGAGACTTATCGAGATTTGTGGGATGATCATGAACTACTCCAAGAGGCCCTTCAAAGTCCTCACTTCACTCAACTTGGACTTGCAGATTCTCCCCTGTAA